The following are encoded together in the Salvelinus fontinalis isolate EN_2023a chromosome 38, ASM2944872v1, whole genome shotgun sequence genome:
- the LOC129837551 gene encoding src kinase-associated phosphoprotein 2-like: MRSIPEELTTLISDLEDFLFDGLKGENLSKKAKEKREAFIKRIKEVKSGYPQEFNEKRDAEDSEEDEVEDSNNDGGSLHSERTDKEDETCEGAQQSLAVAAQDLQSVFKAGHLEKRRKDHSFFGTEWQKRWCALSSQTFYYYGSDKDKQQKGEFAIDGYSVKMNNTLRKDSKKDCCFEISSSDKRVYQFCASSQKEAEEWVEQIDFVLRDMSGVIPLDEEDQETYDDIGAVEAAPIDDDIYEELPEEDMSTPPLPTPPKPKVEPPTPHSKPTPPTTATVNKITDYQNYYQGIWDCTGDQPDELSFRRGDAIYILSKEYQNYGWWIGEMKGSVGIVPKEYLMELYAI; encoded by the exons ATGCGGTCAATTCCGGAGGAGTTAACGACGCTTATTTCAG ATCTTGAAGATTTCCTCTTCGATGGTCTGAAAGGAGAGAATTTGAGTAAGAAGGCAAAGGAGAAAAGAGAAGCCTTCATCAAGCGGATCAAAGAGGTCAAATCTGG ATACCCTCAAGAGTTCAACGAGAAAC GAGATGCAGAGGACTCGGAAGAGGATGAAGTGGAGGACAGCAACAATGATGGAGGGTCACTGCATTCAGAACGCACAGATAAGGAGGATGAGACCTGTGAAG GTGCTCAGCAGTCTCTAGCCGTGGCGGCTCAGGACCTCCAGTCTGTCTTCAAGGCCGGACACCTGGAGAAACGCAGGAAGG ATCACAGCTTCTTTGGCACAGAGTGGCAGAAGAGATGGTGCGCTTTGAGCAGCCAGACATTCTACTACTACGGCAGTGATAAAG ACAAGCAGCAGAAGGGTGAGTTTGCAATTGATGGCTACAGTGTCAAGATGAATAACACCCTGCGAAAAGATTCCAAGAAAGATTGCTGCTTTGAAATTTCTTCCTCTGACAAGCGAGTATATCAG ttCTGTGCGTCATCTCAGAAAGAGGCAGAGGAATGGGTGGAGCAGATAGATTTTGTGTTGAGAG acATGTCAGGGGTCATTCCGTTGGACGAGGAGGATCAAGAGACGTACGATGACATTGGCGCTGTCGAGGCGGCGCCTATTGACGATGACATCTACGAAGAACTCCCAG AGGAGGACATGTCCACTCCTCCCTTGCCCACACCTCCAAAGCCCAAGGTGGAACCACCCACGCCACACAGCAAACCCACCCCACCCACTACAGCTACAG tGAATAAGATCACAGACTACCAGAACTACTATCAGGGAATATGGGACTGTACAGGAGATCAACCAGATGAACTGTCCTTCAGACGGGGAGACGCCATCTACATCCTCAGCAAG GAGTACCAGAACTATGGTTGGTGGATCGGGGAGATGAAGGGGTCTGTTGGCATCGTTCCTAAAGAGTACCTCATGGAGTTGTACGCCATTTAA